A genomic window from Alkalihalobacillus sp. AL-G includes:
- the gatB gene encoding Asp-tRNA(Asn)/Glu-tRNA(Gln) amidotransferase subunit GatB encodes MHFETIIGLEVHAELKTNSKIFCSCSTEFGAPPNTNVCPICLGHPGVLPVVNEQAVDFAMRAAMALNCDITRETKFDRKNYFYPDNPKAYQISQFDKPIGENGWIEIEVDGYKKRIGITRLHMEEDAGKSMHAEDGTHSLVDLNRQGTPLVEIVSEPDLRTPEEAYAYLEKLKAILQYTDVSDCKMEEGSLRCDANISLRPVGQEKFGTKAELKNLNSFANVQKGLAFEEVRQEKELLTGGEILQETRRYDETSKQTILMRVKEGSDDYRYFPEPDLVGLSIDETWIERVKSEIPELPDARKKRYMDDLGLPAYDAMVLTQSKKMSDFFEVVLANGADAKAASNWMMGEVSAYLNAEYKEIDEVALTPEGLAKMIELIEKGTISSKIAKKVFRELIEKGGDPEVIVKEKGLVQISDEGELRGIVSGILDENEQSIVDFKNGKDRALGFLVGQVMKATRGKANPPMVNKLILEEIEKR; translated from the coding sequence ATGCATTTTGAAACGATCATTGGACTTGAGGTCCACGCAGAACTGAAAACGAACTCAAAGATTTTTTGCAGCTGTTCAACTGAATTTGGTGCACCGCCGAATACAAATGTTTGCCCGATCTGTCTCGGCCATCCTGGGGTTTTACCGGTCGTTAACGAGCAAGCCGTCGATTTTGCGATGCGTGCTGCGATGGCACTGAACTGTGACATTACACGCGAAACAAAGTTTGATCGGAAGAACTATTTTTACCCGGATAACCCGAAAGCGTACCAGATTTCCCAGTTTGACAAGCCAATTGGTGAGAACGGCTGGATTGAAATCGAAGTAGACGGTTACAAGAAACGCATCGGAATCACCCGCCTTCATATGGAGGAGGACGCAGGGAAATCGATGCACGCAGAAGACGGAACGCATTCATTGGTTGACTTGAACCGTCAAGGAACACCGCTTGTTGAAATCGTTTCTGAGCCGGATTTGAGAACGCCGGAAGAAGCGTATGCGTACCTTGAAAAACTGAAAGCGATTTTACAATATACGGACGTTTCCGACTGTAAAATGGAAGAAGGCTCGTTGCGTTGCGACGCGAACATCTCACTCCGTCCAGTCGGCCAGGAGAAGTTCGGAACAAAGGCAGAGCTGAAGAACTTGAACTCATTCGCGAACGTGCAAAAGGGTCTTGCGTTTGAAGAAGTTCGCCAGGAAAAAGAACTGCTGACAGGCGGCGAAATTTTGCAGGAAACACGCCGGTACGATGAGACGTCTAAGCAAACGATCCTCATGCGTGTAAAAGAAGGATCGGACGACTATCGCTACTTCCCTGAGCCGGATCTTGTCGGACTCTCGATTGACGAGACATGGATTGAACGGGTCAAGTCGGAAATTCCAGAGCTTCCAGACGCAAGGAAGAAGCGTTACATGGACGATCTTGGACTGCCGGCATATGATGCGATGGTGCTGACCCAGTCGAAAAAAATGTCCGATTTCTTTGAAGTTGTGCTCGCGAACGGAGCTGATGCGAAAGCCGCTTCCAACTGGATGATGGGTGAAGTTTCAGCCTACTTGAACGCAGAATATAAAGAAATTGATGAAGTCGCATTAACGCCAGAAGGTCTTGCAAAAATGATCGAGCTTATTGAAAAGGGAACGATCTCATCTAAAATTGCAAAAAAGGTTTTTAGAGAGCTGATTGAAAAGGGCGGTGACCCTGAAGTTATCGTTAAGGAAAAGGGACTCGTGCAAATTTCCGATGAAGGTGAGCTTCGAGGCATCGTTTCTGGAATCCTTGATGAAAACGAACAATCGATTGTTGATTTTAAAAACGGTAAGGACCGGGCACTCGGATTCCTCGTCGGCCAGGTTATGAAGGCGACAAGAGGGAAAGCGAACCCGCCGATGGTCAACAAACTCATCCTTGAAGAAATCGAAAAACGATAA
- a CDS encoding diacylglycerol kinase — MKRARLIYNPTSGREQVKRQLPYILGKLEKAGYETSTHATCKDEGDATRAAHLAVEREFDLVIAAGGDGTIYEVINGMAELPNRPKFGIIPAGTTNDFARALGIPRTIERAVDVLCEGIEIPVDIGRVNDKYFVNIAGGGKLTELTYQVPSQMKTMIGQLAYYLKGMEMLPSIRPTNVKIEYDDKVFEGEIMLFLVANTNSVGGFEKLAPLSEFNDGLFDLVILKKANLAEFIRIATLALKGDHIRDSHVIYEKARRIKIHTDEKMQLNLDGEFGGLLPGEFVNLRHHFQMLVSKERYEGTQQVPEPEDLD, encoded by the coding sequence ATGAAACGAGCAAGATTAATATATAATCCAACGTCAGGTCGTGAGCAGGTAAAGCGACAACTGCCTTATATTTTAGGAAAACTTGAAAAAGCAGGCTACGAAACGTCGACGCATGCCACATGTAAGGATGAAGGCGATGCGACACGTGCCGCCCATCTAGCCGTTGAGCGAGAGTTTGACCTCGTGATTGCAGCTGGTGGAGATGGAACGATCTACGAAGTGATCAATGGGATGGCTGAGCTCCCGAACCGCCCGAAATTCGGAATCATTCCTGCTGGTACAACGAATGATTTCGCCCGTGCGCTCGGTATTCCGCGTACAATCGAACGTGCAGTCGATGTATTATGTGAAGGCATCGAAATCCCTGTGGACATCGGACGCGTCAACGATAAATACTTCGTAAACATTGCCGGGGGCGGGAAGCTGACAGAGCTTACCTATCAAGTGCCTAGCCAGATGAAGACGATGATCGGACAGCTTGCCTATTATTTAAAAGGAATGGAAATGCTCCCGTCAATTCGCCCGACAAACGTTAAAATCGAGTATGATGACAAAGTGTTCGAAGGTGAAATCATGCTCTTTTTAGTTGCAAATACGAACTCAGTAGGCGGATTTGAAAAACTTGCGCCATTGTCAGAGTTCAATGATGGATTGTTTGACCTTGTCATTCTAAAAAAAGCGAACCTAGCCGAATTCATTCGAATTGCAACGCTTGCACTTAAAGGTGATCATATCCGAGATTCGCACGTCATATATGAAAAAGCTCGCCGCATCAAGATTCATACCGACGAAAAGATGCAGCTCAACCTCGACGGAGAATTTGGAGGACTGCTGCCGGGAGAATTCGTCAACTTGAGACATCACTTCCAAATGCTCGTCTCAAAAGAACGGTATGAAGGCACACAACAGGTGCCAGAACCCGAGGACCTTGACTAA
- a CDS encoding sugar O-acetyltransferase codes for MIHKSEKEKMLEGELYVPWEEELVKDRERARRLTRTFNETLETGYGRRTELLQELFGSTGEEVNIEPSFKCDYGYNIHTGENFFANFDCVILDVCEVRFGNNCMLGPGVHIYTATHPLNAAERNTGKEYGKTVTIGNNVWIGGKAVINPGVKIGDNVVIAAGAVVTKDIPANVVVGGNPAKVIKNL; via the coding sequence ATGATACATAAATCCGAAAAAGAAAAAATGCTGGAGGGCGAACTGTACGTTCCATGGGAGGAAGAGCTGGTCAAAGACCGGGAGCGTGCCAGACGACTGACCCGCACGTTCAATGAGACGCTTGAGACAGGGTACGGCCGCCGGACAGAACTTTTACAAGAGCTGTTCGGTTCAACTGGGGAAGAGGTCAACATCGAACCGAGCTTCAAATGCGACTACGGCTATAATATCCATACCGGTGAAAACTTTTTCGCGAACTTTGATTGTGTCATTTTGGATGTATGTGAAGTACGGTTCGGCAACAATTGCATGCTCGGTCCAGGCGTTCATATTTACACCGCAACACACCCATTGAATGCAGCCGAACGAAACACCGGAAAAGAATACGGAAAAACGGTCACAATCGGTAACAATGTTTGGATCGGTGGGAAAGCGGTCATCAACCCAGGCGTTAAAATTGGAGACAATGTGGTAATCGCAGCCGGGGCAGTCGTCACAAAGGATATTCCGGCCAATGTCGTCGTCGGCGGAAACCCAGCGAAGGTCATCAAAAACTTATGA
- the proS gene encoding proline--tRNA ligase encodes MSKKVFVKDVTAMEDDFAQWYTDVVKKADLIDYSTVRGSMIIRPYGYAIWENIKNELDHSIKETGHKNVYMPLFIPESLLQKEKDHVEGFAPEVAWVTHGGDEELQERLCVRPTSEVLFCEHYKNIIHSYRDLPKLYNQWSNVVRWEKTTRPFLRTLEFLWQEGHTCHATSEDAHEETTKMINVYADICENVLAIPVVKGQKTEKEKFAGAKFTYTIESLMHDGKALQSGTSHHLGDGFARSFGIQYSDQNGDLQYVHQTSWGFTTRIIGAMIMVHGDNRGLVIPPRVAPTQVMILPIAQHKEGVLDFAYDLKEKLAHVARIDIDASDKKPGWKFNEYEMKGIPLRLEVGPKDIEKGQVVLARRDTGEKLFVPLDEVEVKISELLEDIQINLYNKAKQLREDKTTTAQTMEEFADTLTNKPGFIKAMWCGSDECEDKIKEDTGATSRCMPFEQEELSDKCVCCGEKAQYMVYWGKAY; translated from the coding sequence ATGTCAAAAAAAGTGTTTGTTAAAGATGTTACCGCGATGGAGGATGATTTTGCACAGTGGTATACCGATGTCGTCAAAAAGGCGGATCTTATCGACTATTCCACGGTCCGTGGGTCAATGATCATCCGTCCTTACGGATACGCAATTTGGGAAAACATCAAGAATGAACTCGATCATAGCATCAAGGAAACCGGGCATAAGAACGTCTATATGCCACTGTTCATACCGGAAAGTCTTCTTCAAAAGGAAAAGGATCACGTCGAAGGCTTTGCACCCGAAGTAGCCTGGGTCACCCACGGAGGAGATGAAGAATTGCAAGAACGCCTCTGTGTTCGCCCGACGTCAGAAGTTCTTTTTTGCGAACATTATAAAAATATCATTCACTCGTACCGGGACCTCCCGAAGCTTTATAACCAATGGTCAAACGTCGTGCGATGGGAAAAAACGACTCGTCCGTTCCTCCGTACTCTCGAGTTTCTCTGGCAGGAAGGTCATACGTGTCATGCGACGAGTGAAGACGCACATGAAGAAACGACGAAAATGATCAACGTCTATGCCGACATCTGTGAAAATGTGCTTGCAATCCCTGTCGTTAAAGGCCAGAAGACCGAAAAAGAAAAATTTGCAGGCGCGAAATTCACATATACGATTGAAAGCCTCATGCATGACGGAAAAGCGCTCCAGTCTGGAACATCGCACCATCTTGGAGACGGGTTCGCCCGTTCATTCGGCATCCAATACAGCGACCAGAACGGAGATCTTCAGTACGTTCATCAGACGTCTTGGGGCTTCACAACCCGGATCATTGGAGCGATGATCATGGTTCATGGCGATAACCGAGGTCTTGTCATTCCGCCAAGAGTCGCACCAACGCAAGTGATGATCCTCCCTATCGCTCAGCATAAAGAAGGCGTTCTTGATTTTGCCTATGATTTAAAAGAAAAGCTTGCACACGTAGCCCGTATCGATATTGATGCGAGTGATAAAAAACCAGGCTGGAAGTTCAATGAGTATGAAATGAAAGGAATTCCGCTCCGCTTAGAGGTAGGACCAAAGGATATTGAAAAAGGTCAGGTCGTTCTGGCCAGACGTGATACCGGTGAAAAGCTGTTCGTTCCACTTGATGAAGTCGAAGTGAAAATCAGCGAACTGCTCGAGGACATCCAAATCAATCTCTACAATAAAGCGAAGCAACTTCGTGAAGATAAAACAACAACTGCCCAAACGATGGAGGAATTCGCGGACACGCTCACCAACAAGCCTGGTTTTATCAAAGCAATGTGGTGTGGTTCCGACGAATGCGAAGACAAAATTAAAGAAGATACCGGAGCGACATCCCGATGTATGCCATTTGAACAGGAAGAGCTGTCCGACAAATGCGTTTGCTGCGGGGAAAAAGCCCAGTACATGGTTTACTGGGGAAAAGCGTATTGA
- a CDS encoding DUF420 domain-containing protein — MVDFLPLLSTFCILVSAILVAFGWYFIKNGRKEAHKKAMATAASFAVLFFIIYISRTLLIGNTSFGGPDHIKPYYTSFLIFHIFLALTGVALGILTIFFARKGRLKKHRKIGPWTAVIWFISATTGVSVYLMLYVIWEPGPVTSMIDAILK; from the coding sequence ATGGTGGATTTTTTACCGCTGCTAAGTACATTTTGTATTTTGGTGAGTGCCATTCTGGTCGCATTCGGATGGTATTTCATTAAAAATGGGAGGAAAGAAGCACATAAAAAGGCGATGGCAACGGCAGCTTCTTTTGCTGTTCTGTTCTTTATCATCTATATTTCGAGAACGCTCCTTATCGGTAATACTTCTTTCGGTGGGCCGGATCATATAAAGCCGTATTATACATCCTTCCTCATCTTTCATATATTCCTTGCGTTAACAGGTGTTGCTTTAGGGATTTTAACGATTTTCTTTGCCCGAAAGGGGCGGCTTAAAAAACATAGAAAGATTGGTCCGTGGACTGCAGTCATCTGGTTCATTTCAGCAACGACAGGGGTAAGTGTCTATTTGATGTTATATGTCATATGGGAGCCGGGTCCAGTTACAAGCATGATTGATGCTATTTTAAAATAA
- a CDS encoding spore germination protein: MSTAEIGTKISYLKDTFEACGDIVFKPVEINNNTGFLIFLSEMIDHKALFEIEQGFFSYKYEQMQGKDIRSIVRERYPFSSVLESDDTKSMINEILSGRTVLLFKELDIVFSFVTTNSTSRRIDEPRTERTVRGPQEAFIESIDTNLMLIRRKVRTPSLKVEYLTLGKQTNTKIAVVFLKGIANDDIVKEVHQRLNRIEIDGVLESQYIESMIKDSPKSPFPTVYSTERPDKVSADLLEGKVAIFIDGTPFVLTAPALFVEFLHSSEDYYDGSLVATTIRWIRFLGLFVTLILPSFYVAMVSVHQDLLQTPLLLRLAANREALPYPVLVEGIFLILTYELIREAGLRMPKPLGGAIVTILGLVLIGQATVQAGIIGPVMAIVVSVTALTSFILPNYAFHQIIRYCGIPILLLAGFFGFMGILVALMFGLAHLVNLRSFGVPYSSPVSPAQREGWKDVFIRAPWWAIETRTPGVAVENVRRAGFNNYPQKPNNNDEQGGSHK; this comes from the coding sequence ATGAGTACTGCGGAAATAGGAACGAAGATCTCATACTTAAAAGATACGTTCGAAGCTTGTGGTGATATTGTTTTTAAGCCTGTTGAGATAAATAACAATACAGGATTTCTTATTTTCTTATCCGAAATGATCGATCATAAAGCACTGTTCGAAATTGAACAAGGTTTTTTTTCTTATAAATATGAACAGATGCAAGGTAAAGACATCCGTTCAATTGTCCGTGAACGTTACCCCTTCAGCAGTGTCTTGGAATCAGATGATACAAAAAGCATGATCAATGAAATATTATCTGGGCGTACCGTTTTGTTGTTCAAAGAGTTAGACATCGTCTTTTCCTTTGTCACGACCAATTCAACAAGTAGGAGGATTGATGAACCGAGAACGGAACGAACGGTGAGAGGTCCACAGGAAGCATTCATTGAAAGTATTGATACGAATTTAATGCTGATTCGCAGAAAAGTACGAACACCTTCTCTAAAAGTAGAATATTTGACGTTAGGCAAACAAACAAATACGAAAATAGCTGTCGTTTTCTTAAAAGGGATAGCCAATGATGATATCGTCAAAGAAGTTCATCAACGATTAAACCGAATTGAGATTGATGGCGTGCTGGAAAGTCAATATATAGAGTCGATGATAAAGGATTCTCCGAAGTCACCCTTCCCAACGGTCTACAGTACAGAACGTCCAGATAAAGTAAGTGCAGATTTATTAGAAGGGAAAGTCGCGATATTCATAGATGGAACACCCTTTGTATTGACCGCGCCAGCTTTGTTTGTAGAATTTCTTCATTCAAGTGAGGATTATTATGATGGATCGTTGGTTGCGACGACGATTCGCTGGATAAGGTTTCTTGGCCTTTTTGTTACATTGATACTCCCTTCTTTTTATGTAGCTATGGTATCGGTACATCAAGATTTGCTTCAGACCCCTCTATTATTACGTCTTGCAGCCAACCGGGAAGCGTTGCCATATCCGGTCTTAGTAGAAGGAATCTTTTTGATACTCACCTACGAACTCATTCGTGAGGCAGGTTTACGAATGCCAAAGCCACTTGGGGGTGCGATTGTCACGATTTTAGGACTGGTTTTGATCGGTCAAGCTACCGTTCAAGCAGGTATCATCGGCCCGGTCATGGCTATCGTTGTTTCAGTTACAGCATTGACCTCCTTTATTTTACCGAATTATGCATTCCATCAAATTATCCGTTATTGTGGAATTCCAATCCTTTTGCTTGCAGGATTTTTTGGTTTTATGGGCATTCTCGTGGCTCTAATGTTCGGCTTGGCACATTTGGTCAATTTGCGGTCTTTTGGAGTACCATACTCTTCTCCTGTTTCTCCAGCACAAAGAGAAGGGTGGAAGGACGTCTTTATACGAGCACCGTGGTGGGCAATAGAAACACGCACGCCAGGAGTGGCTGTAGAAAATGTACGCCGTGCAGGTTTCAATAATTATCCCCAAAAACCGAACAACAATGATGAACAAGGGGGCTCTCATAAGTGA
- a CDS encoding Ger(x)C family spore germination protein, which yields MRNKSKHLRRCLLAFVLFLNTIFLSGCWSTNEVDDLAIINMMAIDENESGDVVVTVAVIIPENIYSRTSTAGIPGEGDSVLLTATGKNIFEAIGKLSGSISKRIYLGHINTIIFGERAARERMETSLDFFRRENDFRPNIKLLVTNGKAKDILKMGPMLEPTLGLDLDRLIRLRRFSPMTMVKDLSSFLEDLTSDTKDPITGLIVPANENGVDTEKKGSENAKDTGKNRAAISDGKKDGVSPKKPLALSLQGTAAFKGGHLKGFLTHKETRGLLWIQGEIKNGIVILDCGKNQQGTVALQIRDSQSRFIPERKNGAINMMVNIEVEADVGEIACKEFKIKPDDFDRLNAQLEDHIRKEANLVLNKAQKEWQTDIFGFGEALYRKYPKEWEKLAPQWREGELRKLKVNLEIKTNISRYGLIENPSRSNESR from the coding sequence GTGAGAAACAAAAGTAAGCATTTACGACGGTGTCTCCTAGCCTTTGTCTTGTTTTTGAACACCATATTCCTATCAGGTTGTTGGAGTACGAATGAGGTTGACGACCTCGCGATTATCAATATGATGGCAATTGACGAAAACGAATCTGGTGACGTTGTAGTTACAGTTGCGGTTATAATTCCAGAAAATATCTATTCAAGAACTTCTACGGCAGGAATACCTGGAGAAGGGGATTCCGTTTTACTAACTGCTACAGGTAAAAACATCTTTGAGGCAATTGGAAAACTATCAGGGTCCATATCGAAAAGGATTTACCTAGGACATATCAATACGATTATTTTTGGTGAGCGTGCCGCACGCGAAAGAATGGAAACGTCTTTAGATTTTTTCAGGAGAGAAAATGACTTTCGTCCGAACATTAAATTGCTTGTAACAAATGGGAAAGCAAAGGATATTTTGAAAATGGGACCTATGCTGGAGCCGACCCTTGGGTTGGACTTGGATCGTTTAATTAGGTTAAGGCGGTTTAGCCCGATGACTATGGTAAAAGATTTAAGTAGTTTTTTGGAAGATCTAACTAGCGACACCAAAGATCCAATAACAGGGCTCATTGTCCCAGCAAATGAAAATGGTGTTGACACAGAAAAAAAGGGATCTGAAAATGCAAAGGACACCGGAAAAAATCGAGCTGCAATTTCCGATGGTAAAAAGGACGGTGTGAGCCCAAAGAAACCACTAGCCTTAAGCTTGCAAGGGACGGCTGCCTTTAAGGGTGGGCACCTTAAAGGGTTTCTAACTCATAAGGAAACCCGTGGCCTACTCTGGATTCAAGGTGAAATTAAAAATGGAATCGTTATTTTGGATTGTGGGAAAAACCAACAAGGAACCGTTGCTCTACAAATAAGAGATAGCCAATCCCGATTCATTCCTGAACGTAAAAACGGAGCAATCAATATGATGGTAAACATAGAAGTCGAGGCGGATGTTGGTGAAATAGCCTGTAAGGAGTTCAAAATAAAACCTGATGATTTCGATCGTTTAAATGCTCAACTTGAAGATCATATCAGAAAAGAAGCAAACCTTGTGTTAAACAAAGCACAGAAAGAATGGCAAACAGATATTTTTGGCTTTGGAGAAGCACTTTACCGTAAATATCCTAAAGAATGGGAGAAGCTTGCTCCACAATGGAGAGAAGGCGAGTTGAGGAAATTGAAAGTGAATTTAGAGATTAAAACGAATATATCCCGTTACGGTTTAATAGAAAATCCAAGTCGATCAAATGAATCGAGGTAG
- a CDS encoding endospore germination permease — MIERGRISNIQAAMLAITSLTIIGHLILLTVIISQSRQDGWIAAIIGTVLGLIGIISLIKLSQCFPGLTLIEILFNHFSWPGKIIGVLYLVYFYLMAALGVRLFAEAYKRIMMETPMWAFVTVILLLTTFIVYLGLETLARLNQIMLPVLVIIAIGVVFLTMGEKKDYTNLLPIMGEGFYPVGVGSLSVMGWFGEFVILGMILPYVKRPKRLVKTGVSVAVVTLIFFLGPITGPIAMFGPVEAAKMAFPTFSEVRYITAGEVINRFDVIAILFWTVGLMVRISLFFYGLSLGTAQALKLNVYQPIIIPYAWLIGIGSILFAKNYAELKEFLFQSYVPLNLLMGAALPLLLLLITVIFFRKRRNESKVD, encoded by the coding sequence ATGATTGAACGAGGTAGAATAAGTAATATTCAAGCCGCGATGTTAGCGATTACCTCCTTAACGATCATCGGACATTTGATTCTTCTGACGGTCATTATTTCACAAAGCAGGCAAGATGGATGGATAGCGGCAATAATCGGGACTGTCCTGGGGCTGATCGGAATCATTTCGCTTATTAAGCTGTCACAATGCTTTCCAGGTCTTACATTAATCGAAATTTTGTTTAATCACTTTTCATGGCCCGGTAAAATTATCGGAGTATTATATCTCGTTTATTTTTATCTTATGGCTGCTTTAGGAGTAAGGCTATTTGCGGAAGCCTATAAGAGAATCATGATGGAGACACCTATGTGGGCTTTTGTGACCGTTATCCTGCTGTTAACAACATTCATCGTTTATTTAGGATTAGAAACATTAGCACGCCTTAATCAAATCATGCTTCCCGTTTTAGTAATCATTGCGATCGGCGTTGTGTTCTTAACAATGGGGGAGAAGAAGGACTACACCAATTTACTACCGATTATGGGGGAAGGCTTTTATCCAGTCGGGGTAGGTTCTTTATCTGTAATGGGATGGTTTGGTGAATTTGTGATATTGGGTATGATCCTTCCCTATGTGAAACGGCCAAAAAGGCTCGTCAAGACAGGTGTTTCTGTTGCAGTTGTGACATTGATCTTTTTCCTTGGGCCAATTACAGGTCCGATTGCAATGTTCGGGCCTGTCGAAGCCGCTAAAATGGCTTTTCCAACTTTTTCAGAAGTTCGATACATAACTGCGGGTGAAGTGATAAACCGATTTGATGTCATTGCGATTTTATTTTGGACCGTCGGGTTAATGGTCCGAATCTCTCTGTTCTTTTATGGACTTAGCTTAGGAACTGCCCAGGCGTTGAAGCTAAATGTTTATCAGCCTATTATCATTCCTTATGCTTGGCTGATCGGGATAGGGTCGATTTTGTTTGCCAAAAATTACGCAGAACTAAAAGAATTTTTATTTCAATCCTATGTACCGCTGAATCTATTGATGGGGGCGGCATTACCGTTATTGCTTCTGCTGATAACAGTAATCTTCTTCCGAAAAAGAAGAAATGAATCAAAGGTAGATTAG
- a CDS encoding tripartite tricarboxylate transporter permease, producing the protein MENLLMSIEAILQWDTLLLMVVGVIAGIIFGCIPGFTITMAVALTLPFSLGLGPLEGISLMMGVWLGGASGGLISACLLGIPGTPSAMATTFDGYPMVKNGEPGKALAIGLWSSFIGSIIGGIILVLAAPMLSTIAVKFGAWEFFSLMVFGLSAIASLGEGNLIKGLIAGLLGMFVGTIGTDPLLGVERFTFGSVEMLAGFAFLPVLIGIFAFSQLLSEAKNGKKEKLQFNQNLSLSYPVSKTLKNMLSSWVNVIRSSIVGVFIGALPGAGSSIANILSYDVAKKLSKNPKKFGTGTKDGIIAAETANNSSEGGALIPTLALGIPGSAVTVMMMGALLVHGIQPGPYFFISEPVLAYGIFLSFFISAIFMLLIQSFGIKFFLKINDVPMHYLIPVVIILCALGSYAINNRVFDIWVLLLFGVVGYLLKQSSFSLAAFVLGVILGPLTEENLRIAITTNPDLTLFLTRPISGVLLLLTVLSIVYAIVTDIRHNKRMNTPNSKDITV; encoded by the coding sequence ATGGAAAACTTACTAATGAGTATCGAGGCAATTTTACAGTGGGATACTTTGCTGTTAATGGTAGTAGGGGTTATTGCTGGTATCATTTTCGGATGCATCCCTGGCTTCACCATCACCATGGCCGTTGCGTTGACCCTGCCTTTTAGTCTCGGATTAGGTCCACTCGAAGGGATTTCCTTAATGATGGGAGTCTGGTTAGGGGGAGCATCAGGTGGACTTATCTCCGCCTGCTTACTTGGTATTCCCGGAACACCTTCAGCTATGGCGACAACGTTTGACGGCTACCCCATGGTCAAAAATGGAGAGCCGGGTAAAGCGCTGGCCATCGGGTTATGGTCCTCTTTTATTGGCTCCATCATTGGTGGTATCATTCTTGTATTGGCCGCTCCGATGCTATCGACAATAGCCGTCAAGTTCGGAGCTTGGGAATTTTTCAGCCTGATGGTGTTTGGATTAAGCGCGATTGCTAGCCTCGGGGAAGGAAATCTGATTAAAGGCTTGATTGCTGGCCTGCTCGGTATGTTTGTCGGGACGATTGGAACAGACCCTCTTCTAGGGGTAGAACGCTTCACCTTTGGATCTGTCGAGATGTTAGCTGGTTTTGCCTTTTTACCCGTACTGATTGGTATCTTCGCCTTTTCACAGCTCCTATCTGAAGCGAAAAACGGGAAAAAGGAAAAGCTTCAATTCAATCAAAATTTAAGCTTATCCTACCCAGTCAGTAAAACGTTAAAGAATATGCTTTCATCATGGGTAAATGTCATCCGCTCATCCATTGTTGGCGTCTTTATCGGTGCGCTGCCAGGTGCTGGTTCAAGCATTGCCAATATTTTAAGCTATGATGTTGCTAAGAAATTATCTAAAAATCCGAAAAAGTTCGGTACAGGAACCAAAGATGGCATCATTGCTGCAGAAACCGCGAACAACTCATCAGAGGGCGGTGCCTTGATTCCTACACTTGCACTAGGGATTCCAGGCAGCGCTGTTACGGTGATGATGATGGGTGCACTTTTAGTCCATGGGATCCAGCCAGGCCCGTACTTCTTTATCTCTGAGCCTGTACTCGCTTATGGAATCTTTCTTTCATTCTTTATTTCTGCCATTTTCATGCTCTTGATCCAATCCTTTGGGATTAAATTCTTTCTGAAGATTAATGATGTTCCGATGCATTATCTAATCCCTGTTGTCATTATTTTATGCGCACTGGGGAGTTACGCGATCAACAACCGGGTTTTTGACATTTGGGTATTGCTCCTGTTCGGCGTTGTCGGGTACTTGCTGAAGCAGAGCAGCTTTTCATTAGCTGCCTTTGTACTCGGTGTCATCCTAGGGCCCCTTACAGAGGAAAACCTGCGGATCGCGATTACAACCAACCCGGACCTGACACTTTTCCTTACTCGTCCAATTTCTGGTGTGCTATTGCTTTTGACGGTTCTTTCGATTGTGTATGCGATTGTTACGGATATTCGCCATAACAAGCGGATGAACACTCCGAATTCAAAAGATATAACAGTTTAA
- a CDS encoding tripartite tricarboxylate transporter TctB family protein, producing the protein MTKDRIAGVVLLIFCIFFYFQTKLIDIKDLTEISAAFFPRLLLGLIAGLTVVMIIQSFLKKERKTASEKEKNEKEGIVWIIFALFALYILSLALLGFIISSFIFITIVYLIILPVKRPVKSHVIALSSILVITIALSFIFENLLNVFLPTGIFF; encoded by the coding sequence ATGACGAAGGATCGTATTGCAGGAGTAGTTCTACTCATATTTTGCATATTCTTTTATTTCCAAACGAAACTCATTGATATCAAGGACCTTACTGAAATCTCAGCAGCATTTTTCCCTCGCCTTCTTTTAGGGTTGATTGCTGGATTGACCGTCGTAATGATCATTCAATCATTTTTGAAAAAGGAAAGGAAAACCGCTTCGGAAAAGGAGAAAAACGAAAAAGAGGGTATTGTCTGGATCATCTTTGCCCTCTTTGCTCTCTATATCCTAAGCTTGGCGCTGTTGGGATTCATTATCTCTTCCTTTATTTTTATTACGATTGTCTATCTGATCATTTTACCTGTTAAGAGGCCAGTTAAAAGTCATGTGATCGCATTATCGAGTATACTCGTGATCACCATTGCTCTTTCATTTATTTTTGAGAATCTTTTAAACGTCTTTTTACCAACAGGAATCTTTTTCTAA